The Prochlorococcus marinus XMU1408 region ATGAGGCAGTAGTAAAAATTCGTCAAAAGCCAAGAAATCAACAAAAAAAAGTATTACCTTTTAAAGTTAATCTTAAAGGAGCAATACCTATCAATTATTTAAAACATTTTATAAGTTTTGATGTTCGACGTGTTGACTATCAACTTTTGGTTGAAGATTTTCAGATAATAGGTCCTATTCCTAAATCATCAACAAATAATAAAAGTAGGAAAAATCTTAAAAGATAAAAATTATTGACATCTTTGAATTTTATTCATATTAATTTTATGTATACAATTAATTATAAATTTACTCTTAAATGAAATCGATTTTTTTTGATTGTAGTCTCGGAATTTCAGGCGATATGCTGGCATCAGCATTATTTGATTTGGGTGTTCCTGAATCTGTTTTCTTTGATAACTTAGAAAAATTAAAAATAGATAACAATTATAAGATAAATTTTGATGTCAGAGATAGCTTTGGAATTAAAGGGATTTCATGCACAAAAACCAAAATTGAATTTAAAGAATTATCGAGAAGCTTTACTTTTATAAAAAACTTTATTTTAGCTTCAAGCTTGAATGATTTTGTTAAAAAGAAATCAATTAAGGTTTTTGAAATTCTTGCACAAGCAGAAGCAGTTGTTCATGGTAATCAAATTTCAGATATCCATTTTCATGAACTAGGTTCAATCGATTCGATAATTGATATTATTAATGTATGCTCTGCGATGGATTTTTTAAAGCCAGAAAATATTTATTTTTCAAGCCCACCTGCAGGGAAAGGAGTTGTATCTACTTCTCATGGACTTCTACCTGTCCCTGTTCCTACCGTTGTAGAAATAGCGAAGCAAAATAAAATTCCTTTGATGTCGCTTGATGATAAATATAATGGAGAAATAACAACACCAACTGGTATAGCTTTAATGGCAGTGTTTTTAGATAAGCTTGGACAGCCAGATAGTATAAATATTAAAAAGATTGGTATAGGTTTAGGACATAAAAATATATCTAGGCCGAATTTTTTAAGAGTTCTTTTAACAGATCAAAATGAAGGCCAAATTATTAATAATAATAATCCTACTTATGAGAATATAACTTTTCAGGAAGCTTGGATTGATGATTCCACACCTGAAGATATTTCTATTTTAATTGAAAGATTAAGAGGAGCTGGAGCCATTGATGTTATATGTCATTCGGTTGATATGAAAAAGAATAGAAAAGGAGTAAGTATACAAGCTATTGTCCACTCTGATAATGAAACTTTATTGAGGGAAGTTTGGTTTAATTACAGTACAACTCTTGGACTAAGAGAAAATAAGATTAATCGTTGGATACTTCCTAGACGTATGGGAAAATACAAAACTAAGCTAGGTGAAATTAATTATAAAAAAGCAATGAGGCCAAATGGTCAGATTTCAATAAAAATAGAGCATAAGGATCTATCGAAAATAAGTTTAAATACTGGAATTCCAATAGAAG contains the following coding sequences:
- the larC gene encoding nickel pincer cofactor biosynthesis protein LarC, whose amino-acid sequence is MKSIFFDCSLGISGDMLASALFDLGVPESVFFDNLEKLKIDNNYKINFDVRDSFGIKGISCTKTKIEFKELSRSFTFIKNFILASSLNDFVKKKSIKVFEILAQAEAVVHGNQISDIHFHELGSIDSIIDIINVCSAMDFLKPENIYFSSPPAGKGVVSTSHGLLPVPVPTVVEIAKQNKIPLMSLDDKYNGEITTPTGIALMAVFLDKLGQPDSINIKKIGIGLGHKNISRPNFLRVLLTDQNEGQIINNNNPTYENITFQEAWIDDSTPEDISILIERLRGAGAIDVICHSVDMKKNRKGVSIQAIVHSDNETLLREVWFNYSTTLGLRENKINRWILPRRMGKYKTKLGEINYKKAMRPNGQISIKIEHKDLSKISLNTGIPIEEIRHKVFMELSDLYELDNWSE